One stretch of Eretmochelys imbricata isolate rEreImb1 chromosome 1, rEreImb1.hap1, whole genome shotgun sequence DNA includes these proteins:
- the SMIM30 gene encoding small integral membrane protein 30: MAFLGNTSELFLVLLSLVIMLPVVEALDTGDAIALLLGVVLTIIGFCACLGLYARKRNGQL; the protein is encoded by the coding sequence ATGGCTTTTCTTGGGAACACCTCAGAACTCTTTTTGGTGCTCCTTTCACTGGTGATTATGCTGCCTGTGGTTGAAGCCCTGGACACTGGAGACGCAATTGCTCTCTTGCTAGGCGTAGTTCTAACTATCATTGGATTCTGTGCCTGTCTAGGCTTGTATGCAAGGAAAAGAAATGGACAGCTATGA